One stretch of Candidatus Bathyarchaeia archaeon DNA includes these proteins:
- a CDS encoding isoprenylcysteine carboxylmethyltransferase family protein has product MQHKDSIVSVMWIIAIAVQVLLPVVFFNSLGLSVLLYLGCFCIAAFFVTSLIARNEFNKHGGIPEGKNCMYTTNLVNGGIYSVVRHPMYASWILLVLTLPLFSQHWLGVLLGVTTAALIYNYAVNEDKRLIRKFGDTYREYMKTVPRVNMVRGIYGYLRKRNHNAVSKTSHKRVLEGSHAPADFTNR; this is encoded by the coding sequence TTGCAGCATAAGGATTCAATTGTTTCGGTGATGTGGATTATTGCAATAGCTGTACAGGTTCTGCTTCCCGTAGTTTTCTTTAATTCTCTTGGGCTTTCTGTGCTTCTGTATCTGGGCTGCTTCTGCATAGCCGCATTTTTTGTTACGAGTTTGATAGCCCGAAACGAGTTCAACAAACATGGGGGCATACCTGAGGGCAAGAACTGCATGTACACCACAAACCTGGTAAACGGAGGCATTTATTCGGTTGTGCGGCATCCGATGTATGCAAGCTGGATTTTGCTGGTTCTCACGCTTCCCTTGTTTTCACAGCATTGGCTTGGTGTACTTCTTGGGGTGACCACTGCCGCATTAATTTACAACTATGCTGTGAATGAGGATAAACGGCTTATCCGAAAATTCGGAGACACTTACCGCGAATACATGAAAACTGTTCCCAGAGTAAACATGGTAAGAGGCATCTATGGTTACCTTCGCAAAAGGAATCACAACGCAGTTTCTAAAACCTCTCATAAACGAGTTCTGGAGGGGTCTCATGCACCTGCCGATTTCACAAACAGGTGA
- the ndk gene encoding nucleoside-diphosphate kinase: MGLEKTFVMLKPSTVARAMAGRVIGRIEDKGLKIVAMKLTWITQEKAATLYAVHKGKPFYDALVAFITSGPIVAMVVEGDDAVRVMRKLIGATNAKEAEPGTVRGDLALSNQKNAVHASDSVENAKCEMGIFFAPEEILSYKRADENWIY; encoded by the coding sequence ATGGGTTTGGAAAAAACGTTTGTTATGCTTAAACCCTCAACCGTTGCCAGAGCAATGGCGGGAAGGGTCATCGGTAGAATTGAAGACAAAGGACTCAAAATTGTTGCCATGAAACTGACATGGATTACGCAGGAAAAAGCCGCAACACTCTACGCGGTTCACAAGGGAAAACCCTTCTATGATGCTTTGGTGGCGTTCATCACTTCGGGACCGATTGTTGCCATGGTTGTTGAAGGCGACGACGCAGTGCGGGTTATGCGTAAACTCATCGGTGCAACCAACGCCAAAGAAGCTGAACCGGGAACCGTCAGAGGCGACTTGGCGTTGAGCAACCAGAAAAACGCTGTCCATGCATCGGATTCAGTTGAGAACGCCAAGTGTGAAATGGGAATTTTCTTTGCGCCCGAGGAGATTTTGAGTTATAAGCGGGCAGACGAAAACTGGATTTACTAA
- a CDS encoding ABC transporter permease, protein MLTVLGDAYSVLWADLQDLRHRWRSIIATSVVQPLLYLVAFGYGLGRGVSFGGVSYLEFVIPGIVAVASFSNSFNGVASKLQVDRFFYKSFDELLLSPVSLFSIVFGKALVGALRGLISSVAIVLVGVVLSPSLIVSPLFMLTLVVSCFVFALFGVLIAFVITSHEDTNTFNGFVMLPMTFLCGTFFSLGALPDVAKAVLFALPLTHSSQALRAAALGEVFPWLSLLALLGFGVAFFVASILVLKRTSL, encoded by the coding sequence ATGTTAACTGTTCTAGGTGATGCTTACTCGGTTTTGTGGGCGGATTTGCAGGATTTAAGGCATCGGTGGCGTTCAATCATTGCCACTAGTGTTGTTCAGCCGTTGCTGTATCTGGTGGCTTTCGGTTACGGTTTGGGACGCGGCGTCAGTTTTGGTGGTGTAAGTTACTTGGAGTTTGTCATTCCCGGCATCGTGGCGGTAGCGTCGTTTTCTAACAGTTTTAATGGTGTTGCGTCAAAGCTTCAGGTGGACCGGTTTTTTTATAAAAGCTTTGATGAATTGCTGCTTTCACCCGTAAGTTTGTTTTCAATTGTTTTTGGGAAAGCTTTGGTTGGTGCCCTGCGGGGTCTGATTAGCTCTGTTGCAATAGTGTTAGTTGGAGTAGTTCTTTCGCCTTCCCTTATTGTGAGCCCTTTGTTTATGCTGACTTTGGTTGTCTCCTGTTTTGTGTTTGCCCTGTTTGGCGTGCTGATTGCATTCGTAATAACTTCACATGAGGACACGAACACTTTCAACGGGTTTGTTATGCTGCCCATGACGTTTTTGTGTGGCACTTTCTTTTCTCTGGGTGCTCTGCCTGATGTGGCGAAGGCGGTGCTGTTTGCTTTGCCCCTCACGCATTCTAGTCAGGCGTTGCGTGCGGCGGCTTTAGGCGAGGTTTTTCCGTGGCTATCTTTGTTGGCGTTATTGGGTTTTGGCGTGGCTTTTTTTGTTGCAAGCATACTCGTCCTTAAAAGAACCAGCCTATGA
- a CDS encoding MarC family protein: MDDFAFLVLAITSILSVMEPFSTIAVYATLTKNMPLKEKRATITKAMKISFIVLSFFAVSGQVIFQVFNITASAFQIAGGILLIIVALQMLYPERITSQKEASDDIAIVPLAFPLTAGPGTITAVILLASKSQSFFQIFSVFIGIFLGVFVSFISMRYSSRFFKYLGDEGLRVVTAIMAILVLAIAVQFIIDGVGTAFPNL; this comes from the coding sequence TTGGACGACTTCGCTTTTCTGGTTTTAGCAATCACCTCAATCCTGTCAGTTATGGAACCTTTCAGCACAATCGCAGTTTACGCAACACTAACCAAAAACATGCCCCTTAAGGAAAAACGGGCTACTATAACAAAAGCCATGAAGATATCTTTTATAGTCTTATCTTTCTTTGCTGTAAGCGGTCAAGTCATATTTCAGGTTTTTAACATAACCGCTTCTGCGTTTCAGATTGCTGGAGGCATCTTGCTGATTATCGTTGCTTTGCAGATGCTTTACCCTGAAAGAATCACCTCCCAAAAAGAGGCCAGCGATGATATTGCCATTGTTCCTTTGGCTTTTCCACTAACTGCCGGTCCGGGCACAATTACCGCCGTAATCTTGCTGGCGTCCAAATCGCAAAGCTTCTTCCAAATTTTCTCGGTGTTTATAGGCATATTTTTGGGTGTGTTTGTTTCGTTTATCAGCATGCGGTATTCTTCTCGCTTTTTTAAGTATTTAGGCGACGAAGGGCTCCGAGTTGTGACTGCCATAATGGCGATTTTGGTTTTGGCAATTGCAGTTCAGTTTATAATTGACGGCGTCGGGACTGCATTTCCGAATCTGTGA
- a CDS encoding adenosylcobinamide amidohydrolase yields the protein MKQNKPKKKLGKEIIQKRINLTLEGVNAKVMYLNFDGFDLNTLLVSFNRKHRILSTWDGFRKVKYVANNYIPTKLSALTMERYEDFEKRFPLTFGVKPEEISLLSTGVNMDNLAFCEKSCEELNVCCFATAGAKGNAQRSGVDVGNYFERDGKFVLASGTINIIILTNAVLSDGAMARAIVTATEAKTAAMEDLKVKSSYTPQNQATGTGSDNIVIVSGNGSGIPLRVTSGHTKIGELIGFLTKSAVTEALKKNDG from the coding sequence ATGAAACAAAATAAACCAAAGAAAAAACTAGGCAAAGAGATAATTCAAAAACGAATAAACCTGACGTTAGAAGGGGTCAACGCTAAGGTGATGTACCTTAACTTTGACGGGTTTGACCTCAACACGTTACTTGTGTCGTTTAACCGGAAACATCGGATTCTTTCAACATGGGATGGCTTCCGAAAAGTCAAGTATGTAGCCAACAATTACATTCCAACTAAACTTTCCGCGCTAACTATGGAGCGTTATGAAGATTTTGAAAAACGATTCCCTTTAACGTTTGGGGTGAAACCTGAAGAAATCTCTTTGCTGAGTACCGGCGTAAACATGGATAATCTTGCCTTCTGCGAGAAATCCTGCGAAGAACTAAACGTGTGCTGTTTTGCTACTGCTGGAGCAAAAGGAAACGCTCAAAGAAGCGGCGTGGATGTGGGCAACTATTTTGAGCGTGACGGAAAATTCGTGCTCGCCTCTGGAACTATCAACATAATTATTTTAACCAATGCAGTTCTCAGTGACGGCGCCATGGCTCGGGCTATAGTTACAGCTACGGAAGCTAAAACTGCGGCTATGGAGGATTTGAAAGTTAAAAGCAGTTACACGCCTCAAAACCAAGCCACAGGCACCGGCAGCGACAACATCGTTATTGTTTCCGGAAATGGGTCTGGGATACCTTTGCGGGTGACCAGTGGGCACACAAAGATTGGTGAACTGATTGGGTTTTTGACAAAGTCGGCAGTTACTGAGGCGCTGAAGAAAAACGACGGTTAA
- a CDS encoding NosD domain-containing protein codes for MQKILALSIVLVLALSATTFFGTQATKAESQQNQTQDITIQPNGTIDPPNVLIQRQGEVYRLTANLNNSAITIQRGNIVVDGASYTLRESGTDQNRIAITIMASNVTIQNMQITGWKAGVYGAYDNNTITNNAFIGNYHAIAIYAYDYVVSQNNITQSTNAVFIHTGAARPQGNNNLITRNQIVENQAAFDITGSNGTILTQNNVTNNSVILTLGVITLQGRESGNHTFYQNNFVSNTEALHVPTPIFGGKGPEIFPAGYWDNGTIGNYWSNYQQIYPNASQLGDSKVWNTPYFIQDTIPYEIEDANGTVETGIAVLGTAVDHFPLRAPFQLELPIAQPTPTQTANPTPTGTASAEVPEFPAWTLLSLLAAVSAILLRKGHRESHRFGNAVPTPSIIN; via the coding sequence ATGCAAAAAATCCTTGCACTTAGCATAGTGCTCGTGTTAGCCTTGTCAGCAACGACGTTTTTCGGAACACAAGCAACAAAAGCAGAATCCCAACAGAACCAAACTCAAGACATAACCATACAACCCAATGGCACAATTGACCCGCCAAACGTCCTCATACAAAGGCAGGGCGAGGTCTACCGCTTAACCGCTAACCTGAACAATTCAGCCATAACTATCCAAAGAGGAAACATCGTAGTTGATGGCGCCAGCTATACCCTGCGTGAATCAGGCACTGACCAAAACCGAATTGCCATAACAATCATGGCAAGCAACGTTACCATTCAAAACATGCAGATAACAGGCTGGAAGGCAGGCGTCTACGGAGCCTACGACAATAACACCATAACAAACAACGCCTTCATCGGCAACTACCACGCCATCGCCATATACGCCTACGACTACGTGGTGAGCCAAAATAACATAACTCAAAGCACCAATGCGGTGTTCATCCACACCGGCGCAGCCCGACCCCAAGGCAACAACAACCTCATCACCAGAAACCAAATCGTGGAGAACCAGGCGGCTTTTGACATCACGGGCAGCAACGGAACCATCCTCACCCAAAACAACGTAACAAACAACTCTGTCATCCTTACGTTAGGCGTCATAACCCTCCAAGGGCGCGAAAGCGGAAACCACACGTTCTATCAAAACAATTTTGTAAGCAACACCGAAGCTCTCCACGTACCAACACCTATATTCGGAGGCAAGGGACCAGAAATTTTCCCCGCAGGATACTGGGACAACGGCACCATAGGCAACTACTGGAGTAACTACCAGCAGATTTATCCTAACGCTTCGCAACTTGGCGATTCAAAAGTTTGGAACACACCTTACTTTATCCAAGACACAATACCATACGAAATTGAAGACGCCAACGGCACCGTCGAAACGGGTATTGCAGTTTTGGGAACAGCCGTTGACCACTTTCCACTCAGGGCTCCTTTTCAATTGGAGTTACCTATAGCCCAACCCACGCCGACGCAAACAGCCAACCCAACTCCGACGGGTACAGCTTCGGCTGAAGTGCCAGAGTTCCCCGCATGGACCCTCTTGTCCCTGCTTGCTGCCGTGTCAGCTATTCTTTTAAGAAAGGGGCATAGGGAAAGTCACAGATTCGGAAATGCAGTCCCGACGCCGTCAATTATAAACTGA